From a region of the Vibrio ostreae genome:
- a CDS encoding Lrp/AsnC family transcriptional regulator, producing MSSPLDTFDQKILELMQRNCRLAADVIAEQVGLSASAVQRRIKKLREEGVIRAEVAIVDPAVTSHKMTFLAGVEIDRDNYAVLSRFKRWAEGQNTVQQVFYVTGHVDLMLVITAPDTRAYDAFIEQLMQLYPQIKRVTTNVVLDTPKKSLYVPVCDEDITA from the coding sequence ATGAGTTCCCCACTGGATACGTTTGATCAGAAGATTCTCGAACTGATGCAGCGTAATTGTCGCCTGGCGGCAGATGTGATAGCTGAGCAGGTTGGACTGTCCGCCTCAGCGGTGCAGCGCCGGATTAAAAAACTGCGTGAAGAGGGGGTAATCCGGGCTGAAGTGGCGATTGTCGATCCGGCAGTGACCAGCCATAAGATGACGTTTCTGGCCGGGGTTGAGATTGACCGTGATAACTACGCAGTACTGAGCCGCTTCAAACGCTGGGCAGAAGGACAGAATACCGTGCAGCAAGTGTTCTACGTCACCGGCCATGTCGACCTGATGCTGGTGATCACCGCGCCGGATACCCGGGCTTATGACGCCTTTATCGAACAACTGATGCAACTTTATCCGCAGATCAAACGAGTCACCACCAATGTAGTGCTGGATACACCGAAAAAAAGCCTCTACGTACCGGTCTGCGACGAAGATATCACCGCTTAA
- a CDS encoding trans-sulfuration enzyme family protein gives MHYHDADQTEPETYAPQTQALHAMLQADPVHQAIAPSIVMSVNHSFSPESGAFSACGLDDIADAPYLYAGWTNPTVRLLEQRLAVLEHAEEALATATGMAAASGLFLSVLKAGDHLIVSDMCYAAVYEFATQVLPGFGIEVSVVNTECTNNVQQALKKNTKLVHIETPSNPLLRLTDIGALAQCLKSHGVRLSVDSTFSTPVVTRPLDLGADFVIHSLTKFINGHGDVLGGCILGSKALLSPIRAMAGVYLGATLSAQSAWLIMRGMETLYPRMKTLCDSALQIAQWLESHPRVARVLYPGLASHQQFSLAQRQMDHFGGIIAFQVDDIDLIEQRFAQESALFYYAYSIGHQRSLAVVMRTDDLDASTYRFTPQQKADFCRDAGQGVVRLSIGLEAAEDLIRDLQRLLR, from the coding sequence ATGCACTATCATGATGCTGACCAGACTGAACCAGAGACCTATGCGCCGCAGACTCAGGCGTTGCATGCTATGTTGCAGGCCGACCCGGTTCATCAGGCGATCGCGCCCAGTATCGTCATGTCAGTCAATCACAGTTTCAGTCCGGAAAGTGGCGCATTTTCGGCCTGCGGACTGGATGACATTGCGGATGCGCCTTACCTGTATGCCGGATGGACCAATCCTACGGTGCGCCTTTTAGAGCAAAGGCTGGCAGTGCTGGAACACGCAGAAGAAGCCCTGGCTACCGCAACGGGTATGGCAGCCGCTTCCGGTCTGTTTCTCTCGGTACTCAAAGCAGGCGATCACCTGATAGTCAGTGATATGTGTTACGCCGCCGTGTATGAATTTGCCACTCAGGTGTTGCCTGGATTTGGGATTGAAGTGTCGGTAGTTAATACTGAATGCACTAATAATGTGCAACAGGCGCTTAAAAAGAACACCAAGTTAGTGCATATTGAGACCCCGAGTAATCCTTTGCTTCGCTTAACCGATATTGGCGCGCTGGCGCAGTGTCTGAAATCTCACGGAGTACGGCTCAGTGTCGATAGCACGTTTTCTACCCCGGTTGTGACCCGTCCACTGGATCTGGGAGCGGACTTTGTCATCCACTCGCTGACCAAATTCATCAATGGTCATGGCGATGTGCTGGGGGGCTGTATCCTGGGCAGTAAAGCGCTGTTGTCACCCATCAGAGCGATGGCAGGCGTTTATCTGGGCGCGACACTCTCGGCACAAAGTGCCTGGCTAATTATGCGCGGGATGGAGACGCTTTATCCGCGGATGAAAACCTTGTGTGACTCCGCGTTACAGATAGCTCAGTGGCTGGAAAGCCATCCGCGTGTAGCACGAGTTTTATACCCCGGATTGGCCTCACACCAGCAATTTAGTCTGGCGCAGCGTCAAATGGATCATTTTGGCGGCATTATTGCATTCCAGGTCGATGACATTGATTTGATCGAGCAGCGTTTTGCCCAGGAATCGGCGCTTTTTTATTATGCTTATTCTATTGGTCATCAGCGCAGCCTGGCTGTGGTAATGAGAACCGACGACTTAGATGCGTCAACTTACCGCTTTACGCCGCAACAAAAAGCCGATTTTTGTCGCGATGCCGGACAAGGCGTGGTGAGACTTTCGATTGGCCTGGAGGCCGCGGAAGATTTAATTCGGGACTTGCAGCGTTTACTCAGGTAG
- a CDS encoding helix-turn-helix domain-containing protein, with protein MEFGPEDRHALYDIWMSQKAKMHLTQMEMAKRLGVSQVEFSNLLRGNAPLTMSFVTTFCQHLHVEPYNVLPTLKSKFTSGEHLVRLQNRITVDGEIQRVQVDGNQVIIEYTHLSH; from the coding sequence ATGGAATTTGGCCCAGAAGATCGTCATGCACTGTACGATATTTGGATGTCCCAAAAAGCAAAAATGCATTTAACCCAGATGGAAATGGCAAAACGGCTGGGTGTCAGTCAGGTGGAATTTTCTAACCTATTACGCGGTAACGCTCCGCTGACCATGTCCTTTGTGACCACCTTCTGCCAGCATTTGCATGTCGAGCCTTACAATGTGCTGCCGACATTAAAAAGTAAGTTTACCTCCGGTGAGCATTTAGTGCGTTTGCAAAATCGCATTACTGTCGACGGTGAAATTCAACGCGTTCAGGTTGATGGCAACCAGGTCATTATCGAATATACCCATCTGTCTCACTAG
- a CDS encoding efflux RND transporter periplasmic adaptor subunit has protein sequence MGKVLRICLTLAVVIIAVIAGHWVWDHYLYSPWTRDGRIRAQVITIAPDVSGWVDTLNVQDNQQVSKGELIFSVDPTRYAAKIKELEAEVENKQYALDLERHRYVRRQQLTGKNLISEETVESARINTELAKASLDIAKAQLNTAQINLDRTQIHAPADGTLINLNLREGNYVSQGSSVLSLVKKDSFYVTGYFEETKLPMIKVGQSAKITLMSGGKPLTGKVVSIGKAIADTNTSSNGQLLPQVQQTFNWVRLAQRIPVDIKLDPLDENVNISAGMTVSIYLQEAE, from the coding sequence ATGGGAAAAGTATTGCGTATTTGTCTCACTCTGGCGGTGGTTATCATTGCCGTGATTGCCGGTCACTGGGTATGGGATCATTATCTCTACTCACCCTGGACCCGTGATGGCCGAATCCGCGCCCAAGTGATCACCATAGCTCCGGACGTGTCTGGCTGGGTTGATACCCTCAATGTGCAGGATAACCAGCAGGTATCAAAAGGGGAACTCATCTTTAGTGTCGATCCCACCCGCTATGCGGCCAAGATCAAAGAGCTGGAAGCGGAAGTAGAAAACAAACAATACGCGCTCGATCTGGAACGTCACCGCTATGTTCGTCGACAGCAATTGACGGGTAAAAACCTAATCAGCGAAGAGACCGTCGAAAGCGCTCGTATTAATACCGAACTGGCAAAAGCAAGCCTGGATATTGCCAAAGCACAGCTCAATACCGCGCAAATTAACCTCGACCGTACCCAGATTCATGCCCCGGCAGATGGCACGCTGATTAACCTTAATTTACGTGAAGGTAACTACGTCAGTCAGGGGAGTTCGGTCCTGTCGCTGGTGAAAAAAGACTCTTTTTACGTCACCGGGTATTTTGAAGAAACCAAACTGCCGATGATTAAAGTCGGCCAGTCGGCCAAAATCACCCTGATGAGTGGTGGTAAACCGTTAACCGGCAAGGTGGTCAGCATTGGTAAAGCCATCGCGGATACCAATACCAGCAGTAATGGTCAGTTATTGCCTCAGGTGCAGCAAACCTTTAACTGGGTTCGTCTTGCACAGCGTATTCCGGTCGATATCAAGCTCGATCCGCTGGATGAAAATGTCAATATCAGTGCCGGTATGACGGTCTCGATCTATCTGCAAGAGGCTGAGTGA
- the proW gene encoding glycine betaine/L-proline ABC transporter permease ProW, whose protein sequence is MTSAAQAADPWGAANQAASSNSDPWAGNATSSGADWLNTATPDATPFDWLHPFKDAILPFDSWVETTLDWLVTHGRPVFQAIRIPIDLILTSFQTALVSTPAPVMLLILFLITWQLAGSRMGIATFCSLLVVGLIGAWDEAMVTLALVMTSVFFCLLIGLPLGIWLARSETAGKIIRPVLDAMQTTPAFVYLVPIVMLFGIGNVPGVVVTIIFALPPIVRLTILGIQQVPEELIEAGHAFGASPKQMLYRIQLPLAMPTIMAGVNQTLMLSLSMVVIASMIAVGGLGQMVLRGIGRLDMGLAAVGGLGIVILAILLDRITQSIGANSRDKKTHWYQKGPASLVYHLKQKLIHTEGKNTLGEQK, encoded by the coding sequence ATAACTTCGGCTGCACAAGCCGCCGATCCCTGGGGCGCCGCGAATCAGGCTGCGTCATCAAACAGCGATCCCTGGGCTGGCAATGCCACATCTTCAGGGGCAGACTGGCTTAATACCGCCACTCCTGATGCCACGCCTTTTGACTGGCTACATCCATTCAAAGACGCGATTCTGCCCTTTGACAGCTGGGTTGAAACCACTCTTGACTGGCTCGTGACCCACGGACGCCCCGTATTTCAGGCGATTCGCATCCCGATAGACTTAATACTGACCTCATTTCAAACCGCATTGGTATCCACCCCTGCTCCGGTCATGCTGCTGATTCTGTTTCTGATCACCTGGCAACTGGCTGGTTCAAGAATGGGCATCGCGACGTTCTGCTCATTACTGGTCGTCGGCCTGATCGGCGCCTGGGATGAAGCCATGGTCACACTGGCACTGGTGATGACCTCAGTGTTCTTCTGCCTGCTGATCGGGCTGCCGCTGGGTATCTGGCTGGCACGCAGTGAGACCGCAGGCAAAATTATCCGGCCGGTGCTGGACGCGATGCAGACCACGCCCGCCTTCGTCTATCTGGTGCCGATTGTAATGCTGTTTGGTATCGGTAACGTGCCGGGCGTGGTGGTGACGATTATCTTCGCCCTGCCGCCTATCGTGCGTCTGACTATCTTGGGTATCCAGCAGGTACCTGAGGAGCTGATTGAAGCCGGTCACGCCTTTGGCGCCAGTCCGAAACAGATGTTGTATCGCATTCAGTTACCGCTGGCGATGCCAACCATTATGGCCGGCGTCAACCAGACGCTGATGCTGTCGCTGTCCATGGTCGTGATCGCATCCATGATTGCGGTCGGCGGTTTAGGTCAGATGGTGCTGCGTGGTATTGGCCGTCTCGACATGGGCTTAGCCGCAGTCGGTGGTCTGGGTATCGTCATTCTGGCGATTCTTCTCGACCGGATTACTCAGTCCATAGGCGCAAACAGCCGTGACAAGAAAACCCATTGGTACCAGAAAGGCCCGGCCTCACTGGTATACCACCTGAAACAGAAACTGATTCACACAGAAGGTAAAAACACGCTAGGAGAACAGAAATGA
- a CDS encoding DUF1656 domain-containing protein, whose amino-acid sequence MFEELALGGLLFSPLVMFAPMAFALSCVSRLVLHKTGVYQKLWKVAWFEVGLFVCYLAIIIHFFGS is encoded by the coding sequence ATGTTTGAAGAATTAGCGCTGGGAGGCTTGCTGTTCAGCCCGTTGGTGATGTTTGCACCTATGGCCTTTGCGCTCTCCTGTGTGTCCAGGCTAGTGCTGCACAAGACGGGCGTGTATCAGAAACTGTGGAAAGTAGCTTGGTTTGAGGTCGGGCTGTTTGTCTGTTATCTGGCGATTATTATTCATTTTTTCGGGAGTTAA
- a CDS encoding amino acid ABC transporter permease, with product MQSKSSNWVGHLIYGLIMLMLVSAVYFSGRSINYNWHWDRLWPYVINTEMQEIRATGDGTASIKDGQLVIEFDNQASPQVITDYTQLMVGEGDLIFQGDTVAKLNEWQFGPIATGLWVTIEISFISLIFAVILGLIFGLMRVSKNLTVRNLAITYVELIRGTPLLVQIFIVYFFIGTVLDFERFTAGVVALSVFTGAYVAEIVRAGIQAIPNGQMEAARSLGMTYPKAMRYVILPQALKRTLPPLAGQFINLIKDSSLVSVISITDLTKAGREVVSGSFAPFEVWFTVAALYLVVTGTLSWAIQRLEKRLSASD from the coding sequence ATGCAGTCAAAATCCTCAAATTGGGTCGGACATCTGATTTATGGTCTGATCATGCTAATGCTGGTCAGCGCGGTGTATTTTTCCGGGCGCAGCATTAATTACAACTGGCACTGGGATCGTTTGTGGCCATACGTCATTAATACCGAAATGCAGGAGATCCGTGCAACCGGTGATGGCACAGCAAGCATCAAAGACGGCCAGCTAGTCATAGAATTCGATAACCAGGCTTCGCCGCAGGTTATCACAGACTACACTCAACTGATGGTGGGTGAAGGCGACCTTATCTTCCAGGGCGATACCGTTGCCAAACTCAACGAGTGGCAATTCGGCCCTATTGCGACCGGATTGTGGGTCACGATCGAAATTTCATTTATTTCATTGATATTCGCGGTCATTCTCGGGCTGATATTCGGCCTGATGCGGGTGTCCAAAAACCTTACGGTGCGCAATCTTGCCATTACTTACGTGGAATTAATCCGCGGCACGCCGTTACTGGTACAAATTTTTATTGTTTACTTCTTTATCGGCACGGTACTCGATTTTGAGCGCTTTACTGCCGGTGTGGTTGCGTTGTCGGTATTTACCGGAGCGTACGTTGCAGAGATCGTGCGTGCCGGTATTCAGGCCATCCCGAATGGACAGATGGAAGCGGCTCGTTCACTGGGCATGACTTATCCGAAAGCGATGCGTTATGTCATTTTGCCTCAGGCATTGAAGCGCACTCTGCCGCCACTTGCCGGTCAGTTTATCAACCTGATCAAAGATTCTTCACTGGTCTCAGTGATTTCCATCACCGACCTGACCAAGGCCGGACGTGAAGTGGTCAGCGGCAGTTTTGCGCCATTTGAAGTCTGGTTTACGGTAGCGGCACTTTACCTGGTGGTCACCGGGACCTTGTCGTGGGCTATCCAACGTTTAGAGAAGAGGTTATCGGCCAGTGACTAG
- the speB gene encoding agmatinase yields the protein MNDLFTKTDYSLYSNAMTFVRRPYQRDPLETDADIVVLGVPLDMATSGRPGARMGPDAIRRASVNLAWEGKKFPWDFNLFKRINVVDAGDLVFDCGDAEDFTYRLEAATNEILKSGKTMLALGGDHFITLPILRAYAKHHGEMALIHFDAHTDTYANGSAYDHGTMFYHAPKEGLISPRHSVQIGIRTEYKQEGHGFNVINAMQANDMAVDEIVGQIKHIIGDKPVYLTFDIDCLDPAFAPGTGTPVCGGLSSDKILKIIRALKGINLVGMDVVEVSPPYDQSDLTSLAGATIALELLYVWASNKSDDE from the coding sequence ATGAATGATTTGTTTACTAAAACTGATTATTCACTCTACTCCAACGCGATGACGTTCGTGCGTCGTCCGTACCAGCGTGATCCGCTGGAAACAGACGCCGATATCGTCGTGCTGGGTGTACCGTTGGATATGGCAACGTCCGGCCGTCCCGGTGCGCGTATGGGACCGGATGCCATTCGTCGCGCTTCGGTTAACCTGGCGTGGGAAGGCAAGAAATTCCCGTGGGATTTCAATCTGTTCAAGCGCATTAACGTAGTTGATGCCGGTGATTTGGTGTTTGATTGCGGTGACGCAGAGGATTTTACCTATCGTCTGGAAGCAGCCACCAATGAGATCCTGAAGAGCGGTAAAACCATGCTGGCTCTGGGCGGGGATCATTTTATTACCCTGCCGATTCTGCGTGCGTATGCCAAGCATCACGGCGAGATGGCGCTGATTCACTTCGACGCTCATACCGACACTTATGCCAATGGCAGCGCCTATGACCACGGCACCATGTTCTACCATGCGCCGAAGGAGGGATTGATTTCTCCGCGTCATTCAGTGCAGATCGGTATTCGTACAGAGTATAAGCAGGAAGGTCATGGCTTCAACGTGATCAATGCAATGCAGGCTAACGACATGGCGGTGGATGAAATTGTCGGTCAGATTAAACACATTATCGGTGATAAGCCGGTTTATCTGACGTTTGACATTGACTGCCTGGATCCGGCGTTCGCACCGGGTACTGGTACGCCGGTGTGCGGCGGCCTGAGTTCAGACAAAATTCTGAAAATCATCCGGGCGCTGAAAGGCATTAATCTGGTGGGTATGGATGTGGTTGAAGTATCTCCGCCATACGATCAGAGTGACTTGACGTCACTGGCCGGCGCAACCATCGCACTGGAACTGCTTTACGTGTGGGCATCCAATAAGTCCGACGACGAATAG
- a CDS encoding TPR end-of-group domain-containing protein has protein sequence MLFTFGVSAEEAEEAAQDTAQQQAPAYSESALLDRPLMERYILDELKSLRQDQQDLERRVITQITDRELTVADKSMNYANVTVTYFFYIIAGVASLVALVGWQSLREVKHNTREMADKRLNKIAMEYEKKFVALERDLKRKTRMLSENNREIEIINEIHNLWLRAQNAQTADQRIEVYDEILKIRPGDLEALTYKADAAMEIKEYHWAMSLCNRVLELDENNGPALYQRACAYARLGAEEQAMEDMTRALETTPSLRELIADEADFESLYGNKKFDALVKATQAD, from the coding sequence ATGTTGTTCACTTTCGGAGTCTCAGCCGAAGAGGCCGAAGAAGCCGCGCAGGACACAGCACAACAACAGGCGCCGGCTTACTCAGAATCAGCATTACTGGATCGGCCACTGATGGAACGTTACATTCTTGATGAATTGAAATCTTTGCGTCAGGACCAGCAGGATCTCGAGCGCAGGGTGATCACCCAAATTACCGATCGTGAGTTGACGGTGGCGGATAAATCGATGAACTACGCCAATGTTACCGTGACTTATTTCTTCTATATCATCGCCGGAGTTGCATCGCTGGTGGCGTTAGTCGGCTGGCAGTCGTTACGGGAAGTGAAACATAACACCCGTGAAATGGCGGATAAGCGTCTCAACAAAATTGCCATGGAATATGAGAAGAAGTTCGTGGCACTGGAGCGGGATTTGAAGCGTAAAACCCGGATGCTGTCGGAGAATAACCGTGAAATCGAAATTATTAACGAGATACACAACCTGTGGCTGCGAGCGCAGAACGCGCAGACCGCTGACCAGCGCATCGAAGTGTACGATGAAATTCTTAAAATCCGCCCTGGTGATTTGGAAGCATTAACCTACAAAGCCGATGCTGCGATGGAGATTAAAGAGTACCACTGGGCAATGAGCCTGTGTAACCGAGTGCTCGAACTGGATGAAAATAATGGTCCGGCCCTGTACCAGCGTGCCTGTGCTTATGCGCGTTTGGGGGCAGAAGAACAAGCGATGGAAGACATGACCCGCGCGCTGGAAACTACCCCTTCGCTGCGCGAACTGATCGCTGATGAAGCAGATTTTGAGTCCCTGTATGGCAATAAAAAGTTTGATGCGTTAGTCAAAGCAACTCAAGCGGATTAA
- the speA gene encoding arginine decarboxylase, giving the protein MEQQSKLDSVRADYNVHYWSQGFFGIDDHGEVYVSPRKDGAHPTQLSSIVKQLEARNLNLPVLVRFPQILHQRVHNICDAFNQAIEEYDYPNKYLLVYPIKVNQQKEVVDEILASQAELETKQLGLEAGSKPELLAVLAMAQQASSVIVCNGYKDREYMRLALIGEKLGHKVFIVLEKLSELDLVLKEAKSLGVKPRLGLRIRLASQGAGKWQSSGGDKSKFGLAAAQVLSVIDRLKQEQQLDALQLVHFHLGSQMANIRDVRNGVNESARFYCELRELGAQIQYFDVGGGLAVDYDGTRSQSSNSMNYGLLEYARNIVNTVGDVCTLYNQPMPTIISESGRSVTAHHAVLITNVIGAESYQPEAIEAPEEDAPILLQNMWRSWENLSEGSDARALIELFNDTQSDLSEAHSLFATGVINLQHRAWVEQLSLRIYHELRQKMSTKNRFHRPILDELQNRLADKFFVNFSLFQSLPDAWGIDQVFPVLPLSGLENMADRRAVMLDITCDSDGAVEQYVEGQGIETTLPVPAWNQDQPYLMGFFLVGAYQEILGDMHNLFGDTHSVVVNITDQGESDITFVNEGDTVEDMMRYVHIDVDAIRTNYRQLVSQRVAAQEQATVLAELEQGLNGYTYLEDF; this is encoded by the coding sequence GTGGAGCAACAATCCAAATTAGACAGCGTTCGAGCTGATTACAACGTTCATTACTGGAGCCAGGGTTTTTTTGGCATTGACGATCATGGCGAAGTGTATGTTTCGCCCCGTAAAGACGGAGCTCACCCCACTCAGTTGAGTTCTATTGTAAAGCAACTCGAAGCGCGTAATTTGAATTTGCCGGTATTGGTGCGTTTTCCGCAAATCCTGCATCAGCGTGTGCACAACATTTGTGATGCGTTTAACCAGGCGATTGAAGAGTACGATTACCCGAACAAATACCTGTTGGTTTACCCGATTAAAGTGAACCAGCAAAAAGAAGTGGTGGATGAAATCCTCGCCAGCCAGGCAGAGCTGGAAACCAAGCAGCTCGGTCTGGAAGCAGGCAGTAAGCCCGAGCTTCTAGCGGTGTTGGCCATGGCACAGCAAGCCAGCTCTGTGATTGTATGTAACGGTTACAAAGACCGTGAGTACATGCGTTTGGCTCTGATCGGTGAAAAACTGGGCCACAAAGTGTTCATCGTGCTGGAGAAACTGTCTGAGCTGGATCTGGTTCTGAAAGAGGCCAAAAGTCTGGGTGTGAAACCACGCCTGGGCCTGCGTATTCGTCTTGCGTCTCAGGGAGCGGGTAAGTGGCAGTCGAGCGGTGGCGACAAATCTAAGTTTGGTCTGGCGGCGGCTCAGGTGCTGAGTGTGATTGACCGCCTGAAACAGGAACAGCAGTTAGACGCGCTACAGTTAGTACATTTCCACCTCGGTTCGCAGATGGCGAATATTCGCGACGTGCGCAACGGTGTGAATGAATCGGCGCGTTTCTACTGCGAGCTGCGTGAGCTGGGTGCACAGATCCAGTACTTTGATGTGGGGGGCGGTTTGGCGGTGGATTATGACGGCACCCGCAGCCAGTCATCGAACTCGATGAACTACGGTTTGCTGGAATACGCCCGCAACATCGTTAACACAGTCGGTGATGTGTGTACTTTGTACAACCAGCCGATGCCAACCATTATCTCGGAATCCGGTCGTTCGGTAACGGCGCATCACGCTGTGCTGATTACTAACGTGATTGGTGCTGAGTCGTACCAGCCGGAAGCGATTGAAGCGCCGGAAGAGGACGCCCCGATCCTGCTGCAGAACATGTGGCGCAGTTGGGAAAACCTGAGCGAAGGCAGTGATGCCCGTGCTCTGATTGAGTTGTTTAACGACACGCAAAGTGACTTGTCCGAAGCGCACAGCCTGTTTGCAACCGGTGTGATCAATTTGCAGCACCGGGCTTGGGTGGAGCAGCTGTCACTGCGTATTTATCATGAACTGCGCCAGAAAATGAGCACCAAAAACCGTTTCCACCGTCCAATCCTGGATGAACTGCAGAACCGGTTGGCGGATAAGTTCTTCGTCAACTTTTCGTTGTTCCAGTCGCTGCCGGATGCCTGGGGTATCGATCAGGTGTTTCCGGTCCTGCCTTTGTCAGGACTGGAAAACATGGCCGACCGTCGCGCGGTGATGCTGGACATTACCTGTGACTCGGACGGCGCTGTGGAACAGTACGTGGAAGGCCAGGGGATTGAAACGACTCTGCCGGTACCCGCCTGGAACCAAGATCAGCCATATCTGATGGGCTTTTTCCTGGTGGGGGCTTACCAGGAAATCCTGGGCGACATGCACAACCTGTTTGGTGATACCCACAGTGTGGTGGTCAACATTACCGATCAGGGTGAGTCAGACATTACCTTCGTCAATGAAGGTGATACGGTCGAAGACATGATGCGTTACGTACATATTGATGTGGATGCGATTCGCACCAATTATCGTCAGCTGGTAAGCCAGCGAGTGGCGGCGCAGGAACAAGCGACTGTTTTGGCCGAACTGGAACAGGGCCTGAACGGTTATACTTATCTAGAGGATTTTTAA
- a CDS encoding amino acid ABC transporter ATP-binding protein, producing the protein MTSEYNGEDMVYASEVDKYYPNGCHALKSVSTTVKRGEVVAIIGPSGSGKSTFLRTLNQLEEISSGTIIVDGFDMYAKSTDINVLRQNVGMVFQSFNLFPHMTALQNVMLAPLKVAKRQNSDVMVDAKNLLKRVGLEDRMNNYPSHLSGGQQQRVAIARALAMKPDLMLFDEPTSALDPEMVGEVLDVIKGLAKEGMTMVIVTHEMGFAREVADRVLFMEEGKLLVDDQPKAVFDDPQHPRLKQFLAKVL; encoded by the coding sequence GTGACTAGTGAATACAACGGCGAAGATATGGTTTATGCCAGCGAAGTTGACAAATATTATCCGAACGGATGCCACGCACTTAAGTCAGTCTCCACCACGGTTAAACGGGGTGAAGTGGTCGCGATCATTGGTCCGTCCGGCTCTGGTAAATCGACCTTCTTACGCACGCTCAATCAGCTCGAAGAAATTTCTTCCGGCACCATCATAGTGGATGGGTTTGATATGTACGCGAAGTCGACCGATATCAACGTACTGCGGCAGAACGTCGGCATGGTGTTCCAGAGCTTCAACTTGTTTCCGCACATGACGGCATTACAGAACGTGATGTTAGCACCGCTTAAAGTGGCCAAGCGCCAGAACAGCGATGTTATGGTGGATGCCAAAAATCTGCTTAAGCGGGTGGGGTTGGAAGATCGCATGAACAACTACCCGTCTCATCTGTCCGGTGGTCAGCAGCAGCGTGTGGCGATTGCCCGTGCGTTAGCGATGAAGCCTGATCTGATGTTGTTCGATGAGCCGACATCGGCACTGGACCCGGAGATGGTGGGTGAAGTGCTGGATGTAATTAAAGGTCTGGCGAAAGAAGGCATGACCATGGTGATCGTAACCCACGAAATGGGCTTTGCCCGTGAAGTGGCGGATCGTGTCCTGTTTATGGAAGAGGGCAAACTGCTGGTGGACGACCAACCCAAAGCGGTGTTTGATGACCCTCAGCATCCGCGGCTTAAGCAGTTCCTGGCTAAGGTGCTGTGA